Proteins encoded within one genomic window of Ovis aries strain OAR_USU_Benz2616 breed Rambouillet chromosome 1, ARS-UI_Ramb_v3.0, whole genome shotgun sequence:
- the RABGGTB gene encoding geranylgeranyl transferase type-2 subunit beta isoform X4 yields MGTPQKDVVIKSDAPDSLLLEKHADYIASYGSKKDDYEYCMSEYLRMSGIYWGLTVMDLMGQLHRMNREEILTFIKSCQHECGGISASIGHDPHLLYTLSAVQILTLYDSINVIDINKVVEYVQSLQKEDGSFAGDIWGEIDTRFSFCAVATLALLGKLDAINVEKAIEFVLSCMNFDGGFGCRPGSESHAGQLPDVCYSWWVLASLKIIGRLHWIDREKLRSFILACQDEETGGFADRPGDMANPFHTLFGIAGLSLLGEEQIKPVSPVFCMPEEVLRRVNVQPELVS; encoded by the exons ATG GGTACACCGCAGAAGGATGTTGTCATTAAGTCAGATGCACCTGACAGCCTGTTACTGGAGAAGCATGCTGATTATATTGCATCCTATGGCTCAAAGAAAGATGATTAC GAATATTGCATGTCTGAATATTTGAGAATGAGTGGCATCTATTGGGGTCTCACTGTAATGGATCTCATGGGACAACTACATCGCATGAATAGAGAAGAAATTCTGACGTTTATTAAGTCTTGTCAGCATGAGTGTGGTGGAATAAGTGCTAGTATTGGACATGATCCTCATCTTTTGTATACTCTTAGTGCTGTTCAG ATACTTACTCTCTATGATAGTATTAATGTTATTGACATAAATAAAGTTGTGGAATATGTTCAGAGTCTACAGAAAGAAGATGGTTCTTTTGCTGGAGATATTTGGG GAGAAATTGATACAAGATTCTCTTTTTGTGCAGTGGCAACGTTGGCACTATTG GGGAAGTTGGATGCTATTAATGTGGAAAAGGCAATCGAATTTGTTTTATCATGTATGAACTTTGATGGTGGATTCGGTTGCAGACCAGGTTCTGAATCCCATGCTGGGCAG TTACCAGATGTATGCTATTCATGGTGGGTGTTGGCTTCCCTAAAGATAATTGGAAGGCTTCATTGGATTGATAGAGAAAAGCTCCGCAGTTTCATCCTAGCATgtcaagatgaagaaacaggaggATTTGCAGATAGGCCAGGAGATATGGCAA ATCCTTTCCATACTCTgtttggaattgctggattgtcaCTTTTGGGAGAAGAACAGATTAAACCTGTTAGCCCTGTTTTTTGCATGCCTGAAGAAGTACTTCGGAGAGTGAATGTTCAGCCTGAACTAGTGAGCTAG
- the RABGGTB gene encoding geranylgeranyl transferase type-2 subunit beta isoform X1 produces MGTPQKDVVIKSDAPDSLLLEKHADYIASYGSKKDDYEYCMSEYLRMSGIYWGLTVMDLMGQLHRMNREEILTFIKSCQHECGGISASIGHDPHLLYTLSAVQILTLYDSINVIDINKVVEYVQSLQKEDGSFAGDIWGEIDTRFSFCAVATLALLGKLDAINVEKAIEFVLSCMNFDGGFGCRPGSESHAGQIYCCTGFLAITSQLHQVNSDLLGWWLCERQLPSGGLNGRPEKLPDVCYSWWVLASLKIIGRLHWIDREKLRSFILACQDEETGGFADRPGDMANPFHTLFGIAGLSLLGEEQIKPVSPVFCMPEEVLRRVNVQPELVS; encoded by the exons ATG GGTACACCGCAGAAGGATGTTGTCATTAAGTCAGATGCACCTGACAGCCTGTTACTGGAGAAGCATGCTGATTATATTGCATCCTATGGCTCAAAGAAAGATGATTAC GAATATTGCATGTCTGAATATTTGAGAATGAGTGGCATCTATTGGGGTCTCACTGTAATGGATCTCATGGGACAACTACATCGCATGAATAGAGAAGAAATTCTGACGTTTATTAAGTCTTGTCAGCATGAGTGTGGTGGAATAAGTGCTAGTATTGGACATGATCCTCATCTTTTGTATACTCTTAGTGCTGTTCAG ATACTTACTCTCTATGATAGTATTAATGTTATTGACATAAATAAAGTTGTGGAATATGTTCAGAGTCTACAGAAAGAAGATGGTTCTTTTGCTGGAGATATTTGGG GAGAAATTGATACAAGATTCTCTTTTTGTGCAGTGGCAACGTTGGCACTATTG GGGAAGTTGGATGCTATTAATGTGGAAAAGGCAATCGAATTTGTTTTATCATGTATGAACTTTGATGGTGGATTCGGTTGCAGACCAGGTTCTGAATCCCATGCTGGGCAG ATCTATTGTTGCACAGGATTCTTGGCTATTACTAGTCAGTTGCACCAAGTAAATTCTGATTTACTCGGTTGGTGGCTTTGTGAACGACAGCTTCCATCAGGCGGACTCAATGGAAGGCCAGAGAAG TTACCAGATGTATGCTATTCATGGTGGGTGTTGGCTTCCCTAAAGATAATTGGAAGGCTTCATTGGATTGATAGAGAAAAGCTCCGCAGTTTCATCCTAGCATgtcaagatgaagaaacaggaggATTTGCAGATAGGCCAGGAGATATGGCAA ATCCTTTCCATACTCTgtttggaattgctggattgtcaCTTTTGGGAGAAGAACAGATTAAACCTGTTAGCCCTGTTTTTTGCATGCCTGAAGAAGTACTTCGGAGAGTGAATGTTCAGCCTGAACTAGTGAGCTAG
- the RABGGTB gene encoding geranylgeranyl transferase type-2 subunit beta (The RefSeq protein has 2 frameshifts compared to this genomic sequence), whose product MGTPQKDVVIKSDAPDSLLLEKHADYIASYGSKKDDYEYCMSEYLRMSGIYWGLTVMDLMGQLHRMNREEILTFIKSCQHECGGISASIGHDPHLLYTLSAVQILTLYDSINVIDINKVVEYVQSLQKEDGSFAGDIWGEIDTRFSFCAVATLALLGKLDAINVEKAIEFVLSCMNFDGGFGCRPGSESHAGQIYCCTGFLAITSQLHQVNSDLLGWWLCERQLPSGGLNGRPEKLPDVCYSWVGVGFPKDNWKLHWIDREKLRSFILACQDEETGGFADRPGDMVDPFHTLFGIAGLSLLGEEQIKPVSPVFCMPEEVLRRVNVQPELVS is encoded by the exons ATG GGTACACCGCAGAAGGATGTTGTCATTAAGTCAGATGCACCTGACAGCCTGTTACTGGAGAAGCATGCTGATTATATTGCATCCTATGGCTCAAAGAAAGATGATTAC GAATATTGCATGTCTGAATATTTGAGAATGAGTGGCATCTATTGGGGTCTCACTGTAATGGATCTCATGGGACAACTACATCGCATGAATAGAGAAGAAATTCTGACGTTTATTAAGTCTTGTCAGCATGAGTGTGGTGGAATAAGTGCTAGTATTGGACATGATCCTCATCTTTTGTATACTCTTAGTGCTGTTCAG ATACTTACTCTCTATGATAGTATTAATGTTATTGACATAAATAAAGTTGTGGAATATGTTCAGAGTCTACAGAAAGAAGATGGTTCTTTTGCTGGAGATATTTGGG GAGAAATTGATACAAGATTCTCTTTTTGTGCAGTGGCAACGTTGGCACTATTG GGGAAGTTGGATGCTATTAATGTGGAAAAGGCAATCGAATTTGTTTTATCATGTATGAACTTTGATGGTGGATTCGGTTGCAGACCAGGTTCTGAATCCCATGCTGGGCAG ATCTATTGTTGCACAGGATTCTTGGCTATTACTAGTCAGTTGCACCAAGTAAATTCTGATTTACTCGGTTGGTGGCTTTGTGAACGACAGCTTCCATCAGGCGGACTCAATGGAAGGCCAGAGAAG TTACCAGATGTATGCTATTCAT TGGGTGTTGGCTTCCCTAAAGATAATTGGAAG CTTCATTGGATTGATAGAGAAAAGCTCCGCAGTTTCATCCTAGCATgtcaagatgaagaaacaggaggATTTGCAGATAGGCCAGGAGATATG GTAGATCCTTTCCATACTCTgtttggaattgctggattgtcaCTTTTGGGAGAAGAACAGATTAAACCTGTTAGCCCTGTTTTTTGCATGCCTGAAGAAGTACTTCGGAGAGTGAATGTTCAGCCTGAACTAGTGAGCTAG
- the RABGGTB gene encoding geranylgeranyl transferase type-2 subunit beta isoform X2, which produces MGTPQKDVVIKSDAPDSLLLEKHADYIASYGSKKDDYEYCMSEYLRMSGIYWGLTVMDLMGQLHRMNREEILTFIKSCQHECGGISASIGHDPHLLYTLSAVQILTLYDSINVIDINKVVEYVQSLQKEDGSFAGDIWVATLALLGKLDAINVEKAIEFVLSCMNFDGGFGCRPGSESHAGQIYCCTGFLAITSQLHQVNSDLLGWWLCERQLPSGGLNGRPEKLPDVCYSWWVLASLKIIGRLHWIDREKLRSFILACQDEETGGFADRPGDMANPFHTLFGIAGLSLLGEEQIKPVSPVFCMPEEVLRRVNVQPELVS; this is translated from the exons ATG GGTACACCGCAGAAGGATGTTGTCATTAAGTCAGATGCACCTGACAGCCTGTTACTGGAGAAGCATGCTGATTATATTGCATCCTATGGCTCAAAGAAAGATGATTAC GAATATTGCATGTCTGAATATTTGAGAATGAGTGGCATCTATTGGGGTCTCACTGTAATGGATCTCATGGGACAACTACATCGCATGAATAGAGAAGAAATTCTGACGTTTATTAAGTCTTGTCAGCATGAGTGTGGTGGAATAAGTGCTAGTATTGGACATGATCCTCATCTTTTGTATACTCTTAGTGCTGTTCAG ATACTTACTCTCTATGATAGTATTAATGTTATTGACATAAATAAAGTTGTGGAATATGTTCAGAGTCTACAGAAAGAAGATGGTTCTTTTGCTGGAGATATTTGGG TGGCAACGTTGGCACTATTG GGGAAGTTGGATGCTATTAATGTGGAAAAGGCAATCGAATTTGTTTTATCATGTATGAACTTTGATGGTGGATTCGGTTGCAGACCAGGTTCTGAATCCCATGCTGGGCAG ATCTATTGTTGCACAGGATTCTTGGCTATTACTAGTCAGTTGCACCAAGTAAATTCTGATTTACTCGGTTGGTGGCTTTGTGAACGACAGCTTCCATCAGGCGGACTCAATGGAAGGCCAGAGAAG TTACCAGATGTATGCTATTCATGGTGGGTGTTGGCTTCCCTAAAGATAATTGGAAGGCTTCATTGGATTGATAGAGAAAAGCTCCGCAGTTTCATCCTAGCATgtcaagatgaagaaacaggaggATTTGCAGATAGGCCAGGAGATATGGCAA ATCCTTTCCATACTCTgtttggaattgctggattgtcaCTTTTGGGAGAAGAACAGATTAAACCTGTTAGCCCTGTTTTTTGCATGCCTGAAGAAGTACTTCGGAGAGTGAATGTTCAGCCTGAACTAGTGAGCTAG
- the RABGGTB gene encoding geranylgeranyl transferase type-2 subunit beta isoform X3, translating to MSEYLRMSGIYWGLTVMDLMGQLHRMNREEILTFIKSCQHECGGISASIGHDPHLLYTLSAVQILTLYDSINVIDINKVVEYVQSLQKEDGSFAGDIWGEIDTRFSFCAVATLALLGKLDAINVEKAIEFVLSCMNFDGGFGCRPGSESHAGQIYCCTGFLAITSQLHQVNSDLLGWWLCERQLPSGGLNGRPEKLPDVCYSWWVLASLKIIGRLHWIDREKLRSFILACQDEETGGFADRPGDMANPFHTLFGIAGLSLLGEEQIKPVSPVFCMPEEVLRRVNVQPELVS from the exons ATGTCTGAATATTTGAGAATGAGTGGCATCTATTGGGGTCTCACTGTAATGGATCTCATGGGACAACTACATCGCATGAATAGAGAAGAAATTCTGACGTTTATTAAGTCTTGTCAGCATGAGTGTGGTGGAATAAGTGCTAGTATTGGACATGATCCTCATCTTTTGTATACTCTTAGTGCTGTTCAG ATACTTACTCTCTATGATAGTATTAATGTTATTGACATAAATAAAGTTGTGGAATATGTTCAGAGTCTACAGAAAGAAGATGGTTCTTTTGCTGGAGATATTTGGG GAGAAATTGATACAAGATTCTCTTTTTGTGCAGTGGCAACGTTGGCACTATTG GGGAAGTTGGATGCTATTAATGTGGAAAAGGCAATCGAATTTGTTTTATCATGTATGAACTTTGATGGTGGATTCGGTTGCAGACCAGGTTCTGAATCCCATGCTGGGCAG ATCTATTGTTGCACAGGATTCTTGGCTATTACTAGTCAGTTGCACCAAGTAAATTCTGATTTACTCGGTTGGTGGCTTTGTGAACGACAGCTTCCATCAGGCGGACTCAATGGAAGGCCAGAGAAG TTACCAGATGTATGCTATTCATGGTGGGTGTTGGCTTCCCTAAAGATAATTGGAAGGCTTCATTGGATTGATAGAGAAAAGCTCCGCAGTTTCATCCTAGCATgtcaagatgaagaaacaggaggATTTGCAGATAGGCCAGGAGATATGGCAA ATCCTTTCCATACTCTgtttggaattgctggattgtcaCTTTTGGGAGAAGAACAGATTAAACCTGTTAGCCCTGTTTTTTGCATGCCTGAAGAAGTACTTCGGAGAGTGAATGTTCAGCCTGAACTAGTGAGCTAG